A single window of Micrococcaceae bacterium Sec5.1 DNA harbors:
- a CDS encoding hydrolase, translating into MLICATCAVERDEPTPELCPICTDERQYVPEDGQKWLSLDELAQAGQQLLLEENEPGLIGIRTAPKVGIGQTTQLVVTPEGSLLWDPVGFVDDITVKAVLERGPVVAIAASHPHMFGVQVEWSRLLGDVPVLVADADRRWVGRNDPVISYWTGSRTITEGLTLHQTGGHFPGSAVAHWTAGAGGKGVLLTGDSVFPNPDRRSVAFMRSYPNHLPLSGAVALRVAAQLEELTFDRIYGNFNNVIASGAKAVLHDSAQRHAAWARGDFDDLT; encoded by the coding sequence ATGCTGATCTGCGCAACCTGCGCCGTCGAACGCGACGAGCCGACGCCCGAACTCTGCCCGATCTGCACCGACGAGCGGCAGTACGTGCCCGAGGACGGGCAAAAGTGGCTTTCACTCGACGAGTTGGCGCAGGCCGGCCAGCAGTTACTGCTGGAGGAGAACGAGCCCGGGCTAATCGGCATCAGAACCGCGCCGAAAGTCGGGATCGGCCAAACTACCCAACTTGTCGTGACACCAGAGGGTTCGCTGCTGTGGGATCCCGTTGGATTCGTTGATGACATCACTGTGAAAGCAGTCCTTGAGCGAGGCCCCGTTGTGGCGATCGCAGCGAGTCATCCCCACATGTTCGGGGTACAGGTGGAATGGTCACGCCTGCTTGGCGACGTGCCTGTGCTTGTGGCGGACGCCGACCGGCGATGGGTTGGCCGTAATGATCCAGTCATCTCCTACTGGACCGGCAGCAGGACCATCACCGAAGGGTTGACACTGCACCAGACCGGAGGCCACTTCCCCGGCAGCGCAGTGGCGCACTGGACTGCAGGAGCGGGCGGCAAAGGGGTCCTGCTGACAGGCGACAGCGTCTTTCCTAATCCAGACCGCCGCTCCGTCGCCTTCATGCGCAGCTACCCGAATCATCTGCCGCTGTCGGGGGCAGTAGCATTGCGGGTGGCGGCGCAGCTGGAAGAACTCACGTTCGACAGGATCTACGGCAACTTCAACAACGTCATCGCCTCCGGAGCCAAAGCGGTTCTACACGATTCGGCCCAACGGCATGCAGCCTGGGCGCGAGGAGACTTCGACGACCTGACGTGA